GTCTTGCATCGCTTCATCAAATGCTTGCTGAATAAAATGTTCAGATTCATTATCGAGAGCACTTGTAGCTTCATCTAAAATTAGAATTGGAGCATTCTTTAAGATTGCTCGAGCAATTGCAATTCGTTGACGCTGGCCACCCGATAGATTTAAACCTTGTGCGCCTAAAACAGTATCGTAACCATTTGGCAAATTCATAATGAAGTCATGTGCATAGGCTGCTTTTGCCGCTGCATAGATTTTTTCATCTGATGCGCCTTCCAACTGACCATATGCAATATTTTCACGAACAGTACGGTTAAACAATATAACCTGTTGATTTACCATTGCAATTTGCGTGCGCAGACAAGAAAGTTCAATATTATTAATTGGCAAATCATCTAAATAGATTTGTCCACTCGATACTTCTTGAAAACGTACCAACATATTCACTAATGAACTTTTACCAGCTCCTGAACGACCAACCAATGCTACTGTTTGACCTGGGAGAATATCTAAAGAAAAATCTTTAATAGCTGCTACACCATCAGCATAATTTAATGTCACATGATCAAAACGGATTGCACCATTTAATTTAGGCTTCAATTGACCATTATTTTGCTCTTCAGGTAAATCTAGTAATTCAAAAACAGAATGAGCTGCTGCTAAACCACGTTGTAACTTTTCATTAACATCAGTCAAGCTTTTAACTGGTTTTGCTAATAGACCAGCAGCGGTAAGATAGGCTACAAATTCACCAGCACTTGTATTACCTAAAATCTGAGGTCGCAAAGCTAACCATACAATAAGGGCCATAGCACAAGCCATTACCACCTGAACAACAGGACTATTCAGGTTTTGTACAATCACCATTTTTAAACCACGTTTTAAGTTCTCTTCCGATGACTTATAGAAACGTTTTTGTTCAGATTCTTCACCAGCAAAAGTTTTTACTACAGCATTACCATTAATACTTTCTTGGACAACATGGTTCACATCACCCATCGTATCTTGAACTTGTAACGAAAGCTTTCGCATACGTTTCGAAGCTTTACGTACCAATACACCAATTACTGGTAAAAACACAAAAACGCATAAGGTAAGACGCCAATTGGTATAGAACAGATAGCCTAATAGTCCAATAGTAATCATCCCATCCCTAACAATGGTTCTTAATGATTCTGAAGAAGCAGCTGTTAGCTGTTCAACGTTATACATAATTTTGGCAGTAATATGGCCAGATGAGTTATCTAAGTAATATTGTGCTGGGAGTCTTAAAAGTTTGGCGTAAACTTCCTGACGAATACTAAAAACTAAACTACGGGAAATCACAGCAGTATAGTAGCCGCCCATAAATAGGCCTAAGCCGCGGAAGAATACTAATAAAATAATTAATAACGGGAACCAATCCAAATCTGCTCTACTACTGTTTTGGATTGCATCAATAATAAATTTAATCAATTTAGCAACGGAAACTTCTGTTGCTGAGTTAATACCGAACCCGATAAGTACTAATAAGGCCACGCCCCAATAAGGTTTTAAATAGGCTAAGAGACGCGTATAAACCTTAAAATCTTGATTCACTCAGAAAAACCTCTAGAAGGAACTTTGGTACTAATATTGATGTTAACAAAACCGAGTTGTCCTGCCACATCCATAACGCGAATAACATCCTGATGAGACGCTTTGGCATCCGCAGCAATGATGAACATAAAGTCACGGTGCTCTTGAGCAACTTGCTTAATTGCAGTACTCAGATCAGCAACCTCTTTAGATGAAAGCGCTTGACCATTCACAGCATAATGACCAGCAGAGTCTACCACGACTTCAATTTTATGATCGTACTGTTTTGGTGGAACACCTTGTGCATCTGGTAATGTTAAATTGATGCGACTTGGCTGATTAAAAGTGGTCGACAGCAATAAAAAAACCAAAATGAATAACAAACAGTCAATCATAGGCGTTAAATTGATATGAATGTCTTCAACTTGAGAACGTTTAAACTTCATTTGGCGTCCACCTCTTAACCAACACGGCGGTGTTCAGCTACAGACGAAGAACGTTTATAGAACAATGAAGCATGAAACAAGGTCGATTGCTGTTCTAATTCAGCAATATAATCTTGCACTACTCTTTGGAAATACCGATAAGCAATTAGAGCAGGAATTGCAATTAACATTCCAACAGCCGTGGTAATTAATGCTTTAGAGATACCAGGGATCATTAAACTTGGACTACCAGCCGATCCAAAATCAATCACAAGAAATGACTCAATAATTCCCACCACAGTGCCAAGCAATCCGAGTAACGGCGCTACAGCACTTAAAGTGCCCAAGAAATTAATATTTTTTTCTAAATAGGAAATTTCTTGAGAAGCAGCAACTTCCATTTGCGCGCGAGCAAATTGCTCACCATGTTCGCGATGCTCAAAGCCTGCTTTTAAAATGTGTCCCAATGCACTATTTTGCACTTCTACATTTTGTTCTAAACTTTCCACTATATCTTCAGCTCTTAAAGAGCTCTTACCGCTTAATGCTTCGGGTAGAACTTGTGAACGTCTTAACCGAACAAAACGTTCAATACTGATCGCAACAGTTAAAATTGAGCATAGAATTAAGGGCAGCATCAACCAGCCACCCGCTCTCACAAGTTCCCACATATGTTCTTCCCCAAGAATATAAAATTAGAAATACATGACCCAACTGCAAATTATTCTGGCAAGCAAATATTTAAAATGCCATCTAACTCATCCAAGGTATGATAATGAATAACAAGTTTACCCTTACCTTTTTGGTTATGATCAATTTTTACATTAGCGCCAAAACGCTCTGATAATTTTTGTGTCAATTGCTCAATATCTGGTGCTACAGGCGCTTTTTCCTTTTCCTGCTTAGGCTCACTTCTATCACGCACCAATTGCTCTGTTTGACGAACGGACAATCCTTTCTCGATTACAATTTTAGCAACTTCTAATTGATCTTTACCTTTCAATGTCAAAATTGCTCGAGCATGCCCCATATCAAGCTGCCCTTGCTGCATGAAATCTTTAATATCATCAGCTAAACTCAATAAGCGCAGTAGATTACTGACAGTGGTGCGTGCTTTACCAACTGTGTCGGCAATTTCCTGATGACTTAAACCAAATTCATCATGAAAGCGTTGTAGAGCTATTGCTTGATCAATTGGATTTAAATCTTGACGCTGAATGTTTTCAATTAACGCTAATGCAATTGCAACCTGATCATTTAAATCACGAACAATTGCAGGAATTTCGGTTAAGCCCGCAAGTTGAGCTGCACGCCAACGACGCTCACCGGCAATGATTTCATATGGATGTGTTTCATCATCAACTGGACGGATTACAATAGGCTGCATCACGCCATGTTTTTCAATAGAAGATGCTAACTCTTGTAAA
This genomic stretch from Acinetobacter oleivorans DR1 harbors:
- the msbA gene encoding lipid A export permease/ATP-binding protein MsbA codes for the protein MNQDFKVYTRLLAYLKPYWGVALLVLIGFGINSATEVSVAKLIKFIIDAIQNSSRADLDWFPLLIILLVFFRGLGLFMGGYYTAVISRSLVFSIRQEVYAKLLRLPAQYYLDNSSGHITAKIMYNVEQLTAASSESLRTIVRDGMITIGLLGYLFYTNWRLTLCVFVFLPVIGVLVRKASKRMRKLSLQVQDTMGDVNHVVQESINGNAVVKTFAGEESEQKRFYKSSEENLKRGLKMVIVQNLNSPVVQVVMACAMALIVWLALRPQILGNTSAGEFVAYLTAAGLLAKPVKSLTDVNEKLQRGLAAAHSVFELLDLPEEQNNGQLKPKLNGAIRFDHVTLNYADGVAAIKDFSLDILPGQTVALVGRSGAGKSSLVNMLVRFQEVSSGQIYLDDLPINNIELSCLRTQIAMVNQQVILFNRTVRENIAYGQLEGASDEKIYAAAKAAYAHDFIMNLPNGYDTVLGAQGLNLSGGQRQRIAIARAILKNAPILILDEATSALDNESEHFIQQAFDEAMQDRTTIVIAHRLSTIENADRIVVMDQGQIVEQGTHKELLEKHGAYYQLHQRNFEDN
- a CDS encoding ExbD/TolR family protein, which encodes MKFKRSQVEDIHINLTPMIDCLLFILVFLLLSTTFNQPSRINLTLPDAQGVPPKQYDHKIEVVVDSAGHYAVNGQALSSKEVADLSTAIKQVAQEHRDFMFIIAADAKASHQDVIRVMDVAGQLGFVNINISTKVPSRGFSE
- a CDS encoding MotA/TolQ/ExbB proton channel family protein, with protein sequence MWELVRAGGWLMLPLILCSILTVAISIERFVRLRRSQVLPEALSGKSSLRAEDIVESLEQNVEVQNSALGHILKAGFEHREHGEQFARAQMEVAASQEISYLEKNINFLGTLSAVAPLLGLLGTVVGIIESFLVIDFGSAGSPSLMIPGISKALITTAVGMLIAIPALIAYRYFQRVVQDYIAELEQQSTLFHASLFYKRSSSVAEHRRVG
- a CDS encoding ParB/RepB/Spo0J family partition protein → MSIKKRGLAKGRGLDALLGSIQKEKLQLEAQALDHGQLKQIDVNLLKRGEYQPRRFIHEHDLQELASSIEKHGVMQPIVIRPVDDETHPYEIIAGERRWRAAQLAGLTEIPAIVRDLNDQVAIALALIENIQRQDLNPIDQAIALQRFHDEFGLSHQEIADTVGKARTTVSNLLRLLSLADDIKDFMQQGQLDMGHARAILTLKGKDQLEVAKIVIEKGLSVRQTEQLVRDRSEPKQEKEKAPVAPDIEQLTQKLSERFGANVKIDHNQKGKGKLVIHYHTLDELDGILNICLPE